In the Astatotilapia calliptera chromosome 5, fAstCal1.2, whole genome shotgun sequence genome, one interval contains:
- the LOC113022754 gene encoding trichohyalin-like isoform X2, with amino-acid sequence MESSVEASKTRVMSKPKPPLAPKPGLAPKPFSLQKNTTIRSIHAPKTLPATSKIQNSEPLTPRAQKTSQPAVTSNAKPGSQSELPKSHPTTTKASEAGKEETRDSSVGKTASQTSRPEETKKTELVQKDIIQTNDKASGDVATNSEQNNGKAKEDEARASVVKMRNHSGSDGASSTDETFSWGGARKRLSMELTSKFESGGLSLPPQPTIAISTHNTKRDSNKPASPAPEQKQASPEPKQASPEPKQASPEQKQASPEPKQASPEQKQASPEPKQASPEPKQASPEPKQASPEQKQASPEQKQASPEPKQASPEPKQASPEQKQASPEPKQASPEQKQASPEQKQASPEQKQASPEPKQASPEPKQASPEQKQASPEQKQASPEQKQASPEQKQASPEQKQASPEQKQASPEPKQASPKQASPEQKQASPEPKQASPEQKQASPEPKQASPEPKQASPEPKQASPEPKQASPEPKQASPEPKQASPEQKQASPEPSNRESDDGGVKEDYTGGNSIKNRISQLFDSASRPEAMPKRDEPEILTGIGGVKERIKNWAAETTSEGPKMEKKPPATSRARSRSFEPATSPTEVKTPKTSNLRLSAEEMPQSPTVDPPSKVSPVEQPTKSPTEMLKGVRTEKKSSESAAESPQEANKSTEVDVQLRTPNLSEDVPKRDNVKRRSVRFGTVQSDDGGPPLILGSDSDSDTEDEEEGEEEEGEEEEGGEEEEEEEEEEEEEEESPGVTAEKKVPDLVPVYKRVGIFQKKHDESQQQEEERLKHLKFEEQRRAEETEQARLQLEQEQKRVEEEKEKERERQREELRLKEEERARQKEEQIKQEMEEKERERLKEEERLRKERERQRLKEVQERDKELKLKQEEDEERKRREQERKIQQEKEAEMERKRLLEKQKEEERKEEERKMKIEKEKMELEMKIQQEKEAEMERKRLIEKQKEEERKEEERRQIEKEKLELEMKIQQEKEAEMERKRLIEKQKEEERREEERKRKIEKEKLELEMKIQQEKEAEMERKRLIEKQKEEERKEEERRQIEKEKLELEMKIQQEKEAEMERKRLIEKQKEEERREEERKMKIEKERLEKQEQERKMQEELERRQADQLKEKQRLEDERETKQSGLNNMQEESLVRRSKPHLNYFESEDWPQESKSPHSPSPNTSGPTENLMDVVYDDFSVKQNPINIEFDDFSVKPIKVISRRITESSPVFCSWDDFLDIEEVKGLVPVDVKTERAKEDKMEKPEQCPNTPPLQEREWVEEIKDEPEEEQLISLDVKKEEQLISVDVKKEEQLISLDMKKEEKLISVDVKKEEQLISLDVEEEEEEKETETEDEDEMEEDNQEDQTNSFSTKNEDKDTDALIDFGLIHDQQDPVWEQTPERNSPQPVPDEVPEVSSEDTADDLKEPEFAPFPESSTPLLDTSAQRSKADLGKRRIRTRPSRRLTAGLAQTETQDWGTQDSTVEKETVAKERESDSEEEQPKPKVVCSPSQRVPVFPGMSPAGLLAQLKRKTGGGGTAVKEETVESKASEEKEHQDEEVAPSSVELSHSPRTPARLAGATRVLPLIGNKEEGGASSPAWLKELKSKKRMSQHGSDA; translated from the exons ATGGAGAGCTCCGTCGAGGCTTCCAAGACTAGGGTCATGTCGAAACCCAAGCCACCGCTGGCCCCCAAACCTGGCCTCGCTCCCAAGCCCTTCTCTTTGCAGAAGAATACCACCATCCGCTCCATTCATGCCCCAAAGACGCTCCCCGCTACGTCGAAAATTCAAAACTCAGAGCCTTTGACCCCTCGTGCTCAAAAAACATCTCAGCCGGCTGTCACCTCAAATGCCAAACCAGGCTCTCAAAGTGAGCTTCCCAAAAGTcacccaacaacaaccaaagcTAGTGAAGCAGGTAAAGAGGAAACTCGTGACTCTAGTGTAGGAAAAACAGCCTCACAAACCAGTCGGCCCgaagagacaaagaaaactgaGCTCGTCCAGAAAGACATCATCCAAACAAACGACAAAGCTTCTGGAGATGTTGCAACTAATTCAGAGCAGAACAACGGAAAAGCGAAGGAAGATGAAGCTCGAGCTTCTGTTGTCAAAATGCGGAATCACTCAGGTAGCGATGGAGCCTCTTCAACCGATGAAACATTTAGTTGGGGTGGTGCTAGGAAGCGTCTGTCCATGGAGCTCACCTCGAAGTTTGAGTCAGGCGGTCTTTCTCTGCCCCCCCAGCCTACCATAGCTATCTCCACACACAACACCAAACGTGATTCAAATAAGCCAGCATCTCCTGCTCCAGAGCAGAAGCAGGCATCTCCAGAGCCGAAGCAGGCATCTCCGGAGCCGAAGCAGGCATCGCCGGAGCAGAAGCAGGCATCTCCGGAGCCGAAGCAGGCATCGCCGGAGCAGAAGCAGGCATCGCCGGAGCCGAAGCAGGCATCTCCGGAGCCGAAGCAGGCATCTCCGGAGCCGAAGCAGGCATCGCCGGAGCAGAAGCAGGCATCTCCGGAGCAGAAGCAGGCATCGCCGGAGCCGAAGCAGGCATCTCCGGAGCCGAAGCAGGCATCGCCGGAGCAGAAACAGGCATCTCCGGAGCCGAAGCAGGCATCGCCGGAGCAGAAGCAGGCATCTCCGGAGCAGAAGCAGGCATCGCCGGAGCAGAAGCAGGCATCTCCGGAGCCGAAGCAGGCATCTCCGGAGCCGAAGCAGGCATCTCCGGAGCAGAAACAGGCATCTCCGGAGCAGAAGCAGGCATCTCCGGAGCAGAAGCAGGCATCTCCGGAGCAGAAACAGGCATCTCCGGAGCAGAAGCAGGCATCTCCGGAGCAGAAGCAGGCATCGCCGGAGCCGAAGCAGGCATCGCCGAAGCAGGCATCTCCGGAGCAGAAACAGGCATCTCCGGAGCCGAAGCAGGCATCTCCGGAGCAGAAGCAGGCATCTCCGGAGCCGAAGCAGGCATCTCCGGAGCCGAAGCAGGCATCGCCGGAGCCGAAGCAGGCATCTCCGGAGCCGAAGCAGGCATCGCCGGAGCCGAAGCAGGCATCTCCGGAGCCGAAGCAGGCATCGCCGGAGCAGAAGCAGGCATCTCCAGAGCCTTCAAACAGAGAGAGCGATGACGGTGGAGTGAAAGAGGACTACACCGGGGgaaacagcattaaaaacagaatcaGTCAACTGTTTGACTCTGCGTCGAGGCCGGAGGCCATGCCGAAGAGGGATGAACCGGAAATCTTAACCGGTATAGGAGGGGTGAAGGAGCGCATCAAAAATTGGGCTGCAGAAACAACTTCTGAGGGTCCAAAGATGGAGAAGAAGCCTCCGGCTACATCCCGAGCACGCTCCAGAAG CTTTGAGCCCGCAACTTCTCCAACAGAAGTGAAAACACCAAAAACTTCAAATCTCAGACTTTCTGCCGAAGAAATGCCGCAGAGTCCGACTGTGGACCCCCCGTCAAAGGTCTCTCCTGTTGAACAACCAACAAAGTCCCCAACAGAAATGCTAAAAGGTGTTCGAACTGAAAAGAAATCATCGGAAAGTGCTGCAGAGAGCCCACAAGAGGCGAACAAATCAACAGAGGTTGACGTCCAGTTGCGCACCCCTAACTTGAGTGAAGATGTACCAAAGAGGGACAATGTCAAACGTCGCTCTGTTCGCTTTGGCACCGTGCAGAGTGATGATGGTGGGCCTCCACTGATCCTAGGCTcggattctgattctgacactgaagacgaagaagaaggagaagaagaagaaggagaagaagaagaaggaggagaagaagaagaagaagaagaagaggaggaggaggaggaggaggagagtcctGGAGTTACAGCTGAAAAGAAAGTCCCTGATTTAGTGCCTGTCTATAAAAGAGTAGGaatttttcagaaaaaacatGATGAGAGTCAAcagcaagaagaagaaagactgAAACATCTGAAATTTGAAGAACAGCGGCGAGCAGAGGAGACGGAACAAGCAAGGCTTCAGCTAGAACAGGAGCAGAAAAGAGTGgaagaagagaaggaaaaagaaagggaaagacaGAGGGAAGAGCTCAGGCTTAAGGAAGAGGAGAGGGCAAGGCAGAAAGAGGAGCAAATTAAACAAGAGATGGAGGAGAAGGAAAGGGAGAGGCTAAAGGAAGAGGAGAGACTGaggaaggaaagagaaagacagagactaAAAGAAGTGCAAGAGAGAGATAAAGAGCTAAAGCTGAaacaggaggaggatgaagagagaaaaagaagggaaCAGGAGAGGAAAATCCAGCAGGAGAAAgaggcagagatggagaggaagaggctgttagaaaaacagaaagaagaggagagaaaggaagaggaaagaaagatgaagattgagaaagaaaaaatggagctggaaatgaaaaTCCAGCAGGAGAAAgaggcagagatggagaggaagaggctcatagaaaaacagaaagaagaggagagaaaggaagaggaaaggaggcagattgagaaagaaaaactggagTTGGAGATGAAAATCCAGCAGGAAAAAgaggcagagatggagaggaagaggctcatagaaaaacagaaagaagaggagagaagggaagaggaaagaaagaggaagattgagaaagaaaaactggagctggaaatgaaaaTCCAGCAGGAGAAAgaggcagagatggagaggaagaggctcatagaaaaacagaaagaagaggagagaaaggaagaggaaaggaggcagattgagaaagaaaaactggagTTGGAGATGAAAATCCAGCAGGAAAAAgaggcagagatggagaggaagaggctcatagaaaaacagaaagaagaggagagaagggaagaggaaagaaagatgaagattGAGAAAGAAAGACTAGAGAAGCAGGAGCAGGAGAGAAAAATGCAAGAGGAACTGGAAAGAAGGCAGGCAGACCAactcaaagaaaagcaaagactAGAGGACGAGAGAGAAACAAAGCAATCTGGGTTGAACAACATGCAAGAGGAGAGTTTGGTGCGCAGATCAAAGCCTCATCTAAACTATTTTGAATCTGAAGATTGGCCTCAGGAGTCAAAATCACCACATTCCCCCTCACCAAACACCTCTGGGCCCACAGAGAATCTGATGGATGTGGTTTATGATGACTTCTCGGTCAAACAGAATCCGATCAACATAGAATTTGATGATTTTTCAGTCAAACCGATAAAAGTGATCTCACGGCGTATAACAGAAAGCAGTCCAGTTTTCTGTAGTTGGGATGACTTTCTGGATATAGAGGAAGTGAAGGGACTGGTGCCTGTGGACGTCAAAACTGAGAGAGCCAAGGAAGACAAAATGGAAAAACCAGAGCAGTGTCCGAATACACCTCCTTTGCAGGAGAGAGAATGGGTGGAGGAGATAAAAGATGAGCCAGAAGAG GAGCAGCTCATCTCTCTAGACGTGAAGAAAGAGGAGCAGCTCATCTCTGTAGATGTAAAGAAAGAGGAGCAGCTCATCTCTCTAGACATGAAGAAAGAGGAGAAGCTCATCTCTGTAGATGTAAAGAAAGAGGAGCAGCTCATCTCTCTagatgtggaggaggaggaagaggagaaggagacaGAAACCGAGGATGAGGACGAGATGGAAGAAGACAACCAAGAG GATCAGACCAACAGTTTCTCCacaaaaaatgaagacaagGACACCGATGCTTTGATAGACTTTGGCCTTATTCATGACCAGCAGGATCCAGTCTGGGAACAAACACCTGAAAGAAACAG TCCACAGCCAGTCCCTGACGAAGTACCTGAAGTCTCATCTGAAGACACCGCCGATGATCTGAAAGAGCCAGAGTTTGCCCCTTTTCCCGAG AGCTCCACTCCTCTCCTtgacaccagtgcacaaagatCCAAGGCGGATCTGGGAAAGAGGCGTATTCGAACACGTCCGTCACGCAGGCTGACCGCAGGGTTAGCTCAGACGGAAACACAGGATTGGGGGACCCAGGACTCCACAG tTGAAAAAGAGACCgttgcaaaagaaagggagtcAGATTCTGAGGAAGAACAGCCTAAACCCAAGGTAGTCTGTTCCCCGTCCCAGCGAGTGCCAGTGTTTCCTGGTATGAGTCCTGCAGGCTTGCTT gCTCAACTTAAAAGGAAAACAGGTGGTGGAGGAACTGCAGTGAAAGAGGAAACCGTAGAAAGCAAAGCTAGCGAAGAGAAGGAACATCAAGATGAAGAAGTGGCACCATCTTCCGTGGAGCTCTCACATTCTCCTCGCACGCCTGCCCGTCTGGCTGGAGCTACACGGGTGCTGCCACTCATAGGCAACAAAGAAGAAGG TGGTGCCTCCTCGCCTGCTTGGCTGAAAGAGCTGAAATCTAAGAAGCGTATGAGTCAGCACGGCAGTGACGCTTAG
- the LOC113022754 gene encoding trichohyalin-like isoform X5, with translation MESSVEASKTRVMSKPKPPLAPKPGLAPKPFSLQKNTTIRSIHAPKTLPATSKIQNSEPLTPRAQKTSQPAVTSNAKPGSQSELPKSHPTTTKASEAGKEETRDSSVGKTASQTSRPEETKKTELVQKDIIQTNDKASGDVATNSEQNNGKAKEDEARASVVKMRNHSGSDGASSTDETFSWGGARKRLSMELTSKFESGGLSLPPQPTIAISTHNTKRDSNKPASPAPEQKQASPEPKQASPEPKQASPEQKQASPEPKQASPEQKQASPEPKQASPEPKQASPEPKQASPEQKQASPEQKQASPEPKQASPEPKQASPEQKQASPEPKQASPEQKQASPEQKQASPEQKQASPEPKQASPEPKQASPEQKQASPEQKQASPEQKQASPEQKQASPEQKQASPEQKQASPEPKQASPEPKQASPEPKQASPEPKQASPEPKQASPEQKQASPEPSNRESDDGGVKEDYTGGNSIKNRISQLFDSASRPEAMPKRDEPEILTGIGGVKERIKNWAAETTSEGPKMEKKPPATSRARSRSFEPATSPTEVKTPKTSNLRLSAEEMPQSPTVDPPSKVSPVEQPTKSPTEMLKGVRTEKKSSESAAESPQEANKSTEVDVQLRTPNLSEDVPKRDNVKRRSVRFGTVQSDDGGPPLILGSDSDSDTEDEEEGEEEEGEEEEGGEEEEEEEEEEEEEEESPGVTAEKKVPDLVPVYKRVGIFQKKHDESQQQEEERLKHLKFEEQRRAEETEQARLQLEQEQKRVEEEKEKERERQREELRLKEEERARQKEEQIKQEMEEKERERLKEEERLRKERERQRLKEVQERDKELKLKQEEDEERKRREQERKIQQEKEAEMERKRLLEKQKEEERKEEERKMKIEKEKMELEMKIQQEKEAEMERKRLIEKQKEEERKEEERRQIEKEKLELEMKIQQEKEAEMERKRLIEKQKEEERREEERKRKIEKEKLELEMKIQQEKEAEMERKRLIEKQKEEERKEEERRQIEKEKLELEMKIQQEKEAEMERKRLIEKQKEEERREEERKMKIEKERLEKQEQERKMQEELERRQADQLKEKQRLEDERETKQSGLNNMQEESLVRRSKPHLNYFESEDWPQESKSPHSPSPNTSGPTENLMDVVYDDFSVKQNPINIEFDDFSVKPIKVISRRITESSPVFCSWDDFLDIEEVKGLVPVDVKTERAKEDKMEKPEQCPNTPPLQEREWVEEIKDEPEEEQLISLDVKKEEQLISLDVKKEEQLISVDVKKEEQLISLDMKKEEKLISVDVKKEEQLISLDVEEEEEEKETETEDEDEMEEDNQEDQTNSFSTKNEDKDTDALIDFGLIHDQQDPVWEQTPERNSPQPVPDEVPEVSSEDTADDLKEPEFAPFPESSTPLLDTSAQRSKADLGKRRIRTRPSRRLTAGLAQTETQDWGTQDSTVEKETVAKERESDSEEEQPKPKVVCSPSQRVPVFPGMSPAGLLAQLKRKTGGGGTAVKEETVESKASEEKEHQDEEVAPSSVELSHSPRTPARLAGATRVLPLIGNKEEGGASSPAWLKELKSKKRMSQHGSDA, from the exons ATGGAGAGCTCCGTCGAGGCTTCCAAGACTAGGGTCATGTCGAAACCCAAGCCACCGCTGGCCCCCAAACCTGGCCTCGCTCCCAAGCCCTTCTCTTTGCAGAAGAATACCACCATCCGCTCCATTCATGCCCCAAAGACGCTCCCCGCTACGTCGAAAATTCAAAACTCAGAGCCTTTGACCCCTCGTGCTCAAAAAACATCTCAGCCGGCTGTCACCTCAAATGCCAAACCAGGCTCTCAAAGTGAGCTTCCCAAAAGTcacccaacaacaaccaaagcTAGTGAAGCAGGTAAAGAGGAAACTCGTGACTCTAGTGTAGGAAAAACAGCCTCACAAACCAGTCGGCCCgaagagacaaagaaaactgaGCTCGTCCAGAAAGACATCATCCAAACAAACGACAAAGCTTCTGGAGATGTTGCAACTAATTCAGAGCAGAACAACGGAAAAGCGAAGGAAGATGAAGCTCGAGCTTCTGTTGTCAAAATGCGGAATCACTCAGGTAGCGATGGAGCCTCTTCAACCGATGAAACATTTAGTTGGGGTGGTGCTAGGAAGCGTCTGTCCATGGAGCTCACCTCGAAGTTTGAGTCAGGCGGTCTTTCTCTGCCCCCCCAGCCTACCATAGCTATCTCCACACACAACACCAAACGTGATTCAAATAAGCCAGCATCTCCTGCTCCAGAGCAGAAGCAGGCATCTCCAGAGCCGAAGCAGGCATCTCCGGAGCCGAAGCAGGCATCGCCGGAGCAGAAGCAGGCATCTCCGGAGCCGAAGCAGGCATCGCCGGAGCAGAAGCAGGCATCGCCGGAGCCGAAGCAGGCATCTCCGGAGCCGAAGCAGGCATCTCCGGAGCCGAAGCAGGCATCGCCGGAGCAGAAGCAGGCATCTCCGGAGCAGAAGCAGGCATCGCCGGAGCCGAAGCAGGCATCTCCGGAGCCGAAGCAGGCATCGCCGGAGCAGAAACAGGCATCTCCGGAGCCGAAGCAGGCATCGCCGGAGCAGAAGCAGGCATCTCCGGAGCAGAAGCAGGCATCGCCGGAGCAGAAGCAGGCATCTCCGGAGCCGAAGCAGGCATCTCCGGAGCCGAAGCAGGCATCTCCGGAGCAGAAACAGGCATCTCCGGAGCAGAAGCAGGCATCTCCGGAGCAGAAGCAGGCATCTCCGGAGCAGAAACAGGCATCTCCGGAGCAGAAGCAGGCATCTCCGGAGCAGAAGCAGGCATCGCCGGAGCCGAAGCAG GCATCGCCGGAGCCGAAGCAGGCATCTCCGGAGCCGAAGCAGGCATCGCCGGAGCCGAAGCAGGCATCTCCGGAGCCGAAGCAGGCATCGCCGGAGCAGAAGCAGGCATCTCCAGAGCCTTCAAACAGAGAGAGCGATGACGGTGGAGTGAAAGAGGACTACACCGGGGgaaacagcattaaaaacagaatcaGTCAACTGTTTGACTCTGCGTCGAGGCCGGAGGCCATGCCGAAGAGGGATGAACCGGAAATCTTAACCGGTATAGGAGGGGTGAAGGAGCGCATCAAAAATTGGGCTGCAGAAACAACTTCTGAGGGTCCAAAGATGGAGAAGAAGCCTCCGGCTACATCCCGAGCACGCTCCAGAAG CTTTGAGCCCGCAACTTCTCCAACAGAAGTGAAAACACCAAAAACTTCAAATCTCAGACTTTCTGCCGAAGAAATGCCGCAGAGTCCGACTGTGGACCCCCCGTCAAAGGTCTCTCCTGTTGAACAACCAACAAAGTCCCCAACAGAAATGCTAAAAGGTGTTCGAACTGAAAAGAAATCATCGGAAAGTGCTGCAGAGAGCCCACAAGAGGCGAACAAATCAACAGAGGTTGACGTCCAGTTGCGCACCCCTAACTTGAGTGAAGATGTACCAAAGAGGGACAATGTCAAACGTCGCTCTGTTCGCTTTGGCACCGTGCAGAGTGATGATGGTGGGCCTCCACTGATCCTAGGCTcggattctgattctgacactgaagacgaagaagaaggagaagaagaagaaggagaagaagaagaaggaggagaagaagaagaagaagaagaagaggaggaggaggaggaggaggagagtcctGGAGTTACAGCTGAAAAGAAAGTCCCTGATTTAGTGCCTGTCTATAAAAGAGTAGGaatttttcagaaaaaacatGATGAGAGTCAAcagcaagaagaagaaagactgAAACATCTGAAATTTGAAGAACAGCGGCGAGCAGAGGAGACGGAACAAGCAAGGCTTCAGCTAGAACAGGAGCAGAAAAGAGTGgaagaagagaaggaaaaagaaagggaaagacaGAGGGAAGAGCTCAGGCTTAAGGAAGAGGAGAGGGCAAGGCAGAAAGAGGAGCAAATTAAACAAGAGATGGAGGAGAAGGAAAGGGAGAGGCTAAAGGAAGAGGAGAGACTGaggaaggaaagagaaagacagagactaAAAGAAGTGCAAGAGAGAGATAAAGAGCTAAAGCTGAaacaggaggaggatgaagagagaaaaagaagggaaCAGGAGAGGAAAATCCAGCAGGAGAAAgaggcagagatggagaggaagaggctgttagaaaaacagaaagaagaggagagaaaggaagaggaaagaaagatgaagattgagaaagaaaaaatggagctggaaatgaaaaTCCAGCAGGAGAAAgaggcagagatggagaggaagaggctcatagaaaaacagaaagaagaggagagaaaggaagaggaaaggaggcagattgagaaagaaaaactggagTTGGAGATGAAAATCCAGCAGGAAAAAgaggcagagatggagaggaagaggctcatagaaaaacagaaagaagaggagagaagggaagaggaaagaaagaggaagattgagaaagaaaaactggagctggaaatgaaaaTCCAGCAGGAGAAAgaggcagagatggagaggaagaggctcatagaaaaacagaaagaagaggagagaaaggaagaggaaaggaggcagattgagaaagaaaaactggagTTGGAGATGAAAATCCAGCAGGAAAAAgaggcagagatggagaggaagaggctcatagaaaaacagaaagaagaggagagaagggaagaggaaagaaagatgaagattGAGAAAGAAAGACTAGAGAAGCAGGAGCAGGAGAGAAAAATGCAAGAGGAACTGGAAAGAAGGCAGGCAGACCAactcaaagaaaagcaaagactAGAGGACGAGAGAGAAACAAAGCAATCTGGGTTGAACAACATGCAAGAGGAGAGTTTGGTGCGCAGATCAAAGCCTCATCTAAACTATTTTGAATCTGAAGATTGGCCTCAGGAGTCAAAATCACCACATTCCCCCTCACCAAACACCTCTGGGCCCACAGAGAATCTGATGGATGTGGTTTATGATGACTTCTCGGTCAAACAGAATCCGATCAACATAGAATTTGATGATTTTTCAGTCAAACCGATAAAAGTGATCTCACGGCGTATAACAGAAAGCAGTCCAGTTTTCTGTAGTTGGGATGACTTTCTGGATATAGAGGAAGTGAAGGGACTGGTGCCTGTGGACGTCAAAACTGAGAGAGCCAAGGAAGACAAAATGGAAAAACCAGAGCAGTGTCCGAATACACCTCCTTTGCAGGAGAGAGAATGGGTGGAGGAGATAAAAGATGAGCCAGAAGAGGAGCAGCTCATCTCTCTAGACGTGAAGAAAGAGGAGCAGCTCATCTCTCTAGACGTGAAGAAAGAGGAGCAGCTCATCTCTGTAGATGTAAAGAAAGAGGAGCAGCTCATCTCTCTAGACATGAAGAAAGAGGAGAAGCTCATCTCTGTAGATGTAAAGAAAGAGGAGCAGCTCATCTCTCTagatgtggaggaggaggaagaggagaaggagacaGAAACCGAGGATGAGGACGAGATGGAAGAAGACAACCAAGAG GATCAGACCAACAGTTTCTCCacaaaaaatgaagacaagGACACCGATGCTTTGATAGACTTTGGCCTTATTCATGACCAGCAGGATCCAGTCTGGGAACAAACACCTGAAAGAAACAG TCCACAGCCAGTCCCTGACGAAGTACCTGAAGTCTCATCTGAAGACACCGCCGATGATCTGAAAGAGCCAGAGTTTGCCCCTTTTCCCGAG AGCTCCACTCCTCTCCTtgacaccagtgcacaaagatCCAAGGCGGATCTGGGAAAGAGGCGTATTCGAACACGTCCGTCACGCAGGCTGACCGCAGGGTTAGCTCAGACGGAAACACAGGATTGGGGGACCCAGGACTCCACAG tTGAAAAAGAGACCgttgcaaaagaaagggagtcAGATTCTGAGGAAGAACAGCCTAAACCCAAGGTAGTCTGTTCCCCGTCCCAGCGAGTGCCAGTGTTTCCTGGTATGAGTCCTGCAGGCTTGCTT gCTCAACTTAAAAGGAAAACAGGTGGTGGAGGAACTGCAGTGAAAGAGGAAACCGTAGAAAGCAAAGCTAGCGAAGAGAAGGAACATCAAGATGAAGAAGTGGCACCATCTTCCGTGGAGCTCTCACATTCTCCTCGCACGCCTGCCCGTCTGGCTGGAGCTACACGGGTGCTGCCACTCATAGGCAACAAAGAAGAAGG TGGTGCCTCCTCGCCTGCTTGGCTGAAAGAGCTGAAATCTAAGAAGCGTATGAGTCAGCACGGCAGTGACGCTTAG